One region of Flavobacterium sp. GSB-24 genomic DNA includes:
- a CDS encoding NAD(P)H-binding protein produces the protein MKIIITGSLGNISKPLTAALVQKGHSVTVIASSNERREEIEKLGASAAIGSVEDLSFLTKTFTGADAVYCMIPRANYFDPNLDLDAFTRKIGNNYAEAIQQSGVKRVVFLSSIGAHLEQNSGIIQRYNEIEAVLNKLSDVSITFMRPTSFYYNLLAYIPMIKNQGIIAANYGGDQLIPWVSPNDIASAIAEEITTPLDGRKIRYVSSEELTGDETAKILGDAIGKPDLKWQLISDEEVLNGLVSVGMQPKIAQGLVEMYAGLYNGTLGEDYYKNRPFELGKTKLAEYAKEFASIYNQN, from the coding sequence ATGAAAATTATAATTACAGGTTCTTTAGGGAACATCAGCAAGCCTTTAACTGCAGCTTTAGTACAAAAAGGACATTCGGTTACCGTAATTGCAAGCAGCAATGAAAGACGAGAAGAAATTGAAAAATTGGGTGCATCGGCAGCAATTGGTTCTGTAGAAGATTTGAGTTTTTTAACCAAAACTTTTACTGGCGCAGATGCCGTTTATTGTATGATTCCTAGAGCGAATTATTTTGATCCGAATCTTGATTTGGATGCGTTTACACGAAAAATAGGAAATAATTATGCCGAAGCAATCCAGCAATCTGGTGTAAAACGTGTTGTTTTTCTGAGTAGTATTGGTGCACATTTAGAACAGAATTCTGGAATTATCCAGCGTTATAACGAGATTGAAGCCGTTCTGAATAAACTTTCAGATGTTTCGATTACGTTTATGCGTCCGACTTCATTTTATTACAATTTGCTGGCTTATATTCCGATGATTAAAAACCAAGGAATCATTGCAGCAAATTACGGAGGAGATCAATTGATTCCGTGGGTTTCTCCAAACGATATTGCCAGCGCTATTGCAGAAGAAATCACAACTCCGCTTGACGGAAGAAAAATTCGTTATGTTTCTAGTGAAGAATTAACGGGTGATGAAACAGCTAAAATTTTGGGCGATGCCATTGGAAAACCAGATTTAAAATGGCAGTTAATCAGCGACGAAGAAGTCCTAAACGGATTAGTTTCTGTTGGGATGCAGCCAAAAATTGCCCAAGGTTTAGTTGAAATGTATGCCGGACTTTACAACGGTACACTAGGTGAAGATTATTATAAAAACCGTCCTTTTGAATTAGGAAAAACAAAACTGGCTGAATATGCCAAAGAATTTGCTTCTATATACAACCAAAATTAA